One Burkholderia vietnamiensis LMG 10929 genomic window carries:
- a CDS encoding acetyl/propionyl/methylcrotonyl-CoA carboxylase subunit alpha, protein MFDKILIANRGEIACRVAATCKRLGIASVAVYSDADANAKHVAACDEAVHIGGSAAADSYLRIERIIDAARATGAQAIHPGYGFLSENEDFAQACHAAGIAFIGPPVDAIAAMGSKAAAKALMHAAAVPLVPGYHGDDQMPAHLHREADRIGYPVLLKASAGGGGKGMRVVERSEDFPAALASCQREAASSFGNDRVLIEKYLTRPRHVEVQVFGDTHGNTVYLFDRDCSVQRRHQKVLEEAPAPGLHDDVRQAMGEAAVAAARAVGYVGAGTVEFIMTGDAFYFMEMNTRLQVEHPVTEMVTGLDLVEWQLRVAAGEPLPLQQHELRVQGHAIEARLYAENPARGFLPSTGTLRHLRLPDGVEFAIGAPVRVDSGVREGDAITPFYDPMIAKLIVHGADRAEALGRMLRALRACEVVGLHTNAAFLQRIVACEPFTMPDLDTGLIERNHDALFAPRKPPRAALALACAALFARERDAAAHAGRSPWCALPDWRLNAGYRRTLEWHEPEREVDLTVAYDDDGGRACLAIGDAAAQPFEWTRGATPLDFDVTLGGVRSSGRVYADGDTFHVFTQGAAETFEWRNLLAHAGDAEHGGGRLTAPMPGKVIAVLVEPGQKVEAGTPLIVMEAMKMEHTIGAPGPGVVAEVLYGVGDQVADGAQLLMMAEG, encoded by the coding sequence ATGTTCGACAAGATTCTGATCGCCAATCGCGGCGAAATCGCCTGCCGCGTCGCCGCGACGTGCAAACGTCTCGGGATTGCGAGCGTCGCCGTCTATTCCGACGCGGACGCGAACGCGAAGCACGTCGCCGCCTGCGACGAAGCCGTGCACATCGGCGGCTCGGCGGCCGCGGACAGCTACCTGCGCATCGAGCGCATCATCGACGCCGCGCGCGCCACCGGCGCGCAGGCCATCCACCCCGGCTACGGCTTCCTGTCCGAGAACGAGGATTTCGCGCAGGCGTGTCACGCGGCCGGCATCGCGTTCATCGGGCCGCCGGTCGACGCGATCGCCGCGATGGGCTCGAAGGCGGCCGCGAAGGCGCTGATGCACGCGGCGGCGGTGCCGCTCGTGCCCGGCTATCACGGCGACGACCAGATGCCGGCCCATCTGCATCGCGAAGCCGACCGGATCGGCTACCCGGTGCTGCTGAAGGCGAGTGCGGGCGGCGGCGGCAAGGGGATGCGCGTGGTCGAGCGCTCGGAGGACTTCCCGGCGGCGCTCGCGTCGTGCCAGCGCGAGGCCGCGAGCAGCTTCGGCAACGATCGCGTGCTGATCGAGAAGTACCTGACGCGGCCGCGTCACGTCGAAGTGCAGGTGTTCGGCGACACGCACGGCAACACCGTCTACCTGTTCGATCGCGACTGCTCGGTGCAGCGTCGTCACCAGAAGGTGCTCGAGGAAGCGCCGGCGCCCGGCCTGCACGACGACGTGCGGCAGGCGATGGGCGAAGCGGCCGTCGCGGCGGCGCGCGCGGTCGGCTACGTCGGCGCGGGCACCGTCGAATTCATCATGACGGGCGACGCGTTCTATTTCATGGAAATGAACACGCGGCTGCAGGTCGAGCATCCGGTGACCGAGATGGTCACGGGGCTCGATCTCGTCGAATGGCAGCTGCGCGTCGCCGCGGGCGAGCCGCTGCCGTTGCAGCAGCACGAGCTGCGCGTGCAGGGCCATGCGATCGAGGCGCGCCTCTATGCGGAGAATCCGGCGCGCGGCTTCCTGCCGTCCACCGGCACGCTCAGGCATTTGCGGCTGCCGGACGGCGTCGAGTTCGCGATCGGCGCGCCGGTGCGCGTCGACAGCGGCGTGCGCGAAGGCGATGCGATCACGCCGTTCTACGATCCGATGATCGCGAAGCTGATCGTGCACGGCGCGGATCGCGCGGAAGCGCTCGGCCGGATGCTGCGCGCGCTGCGCGCGTGCGAAGTGGTCGGGCTGCACACCAACGCAGCGTTTCTGCAGCGGATCGTCGCGTGCGAGCCGTTCACGATGCCCGATCTCGACACGGGCCTGATCGAGCGCAATCACGACGCACTGTTCGCGCCGCGCAAGCCGCCGCGCGCGGCGCTCGCGCTGGCGTGCGCCGCGCTCTTCGCGCGCGAGCGCGACGCGGCCGCGCATGCGGGCCGCTCGCCGTGGTGCGCGCTGCCGGATTGGCGTCTGAACGCCGGCTATCGCCGCACGCTCGAATGGCATGAGCCGGAGCGCGAAGTGGACCTGACGGTCGCGTACGACGACGACGGCGGCCGTGCGTGCCTCGCGATCGGCGACGCCGCCGCGCAGCCGTTCGAGTGGACGCGCGGCGCGACGCCGCTCGACTTCGACGTGACGCTCGGCGGCGTGCGCAGCAGCGGGCGCGTCTATGCCGACGGCGATACGTTCCACGTGTTCACGCAGGGCGCGGCCGAGACGTTCGAATGGCGCAACCTGCTCGCGCATGCGGGCGATGCCGAGCACGGCGGCGGCCGCCTGACCGCGCCGATGCCCGGCAAGGTGATCGCGGTGCTGGTCGAGCCGGGCCAGAAGGTCGAGGCCGGCACGCCGCTGATCGTGATGGAAGCGATGAAGATGGAGCACACGATCGGCGCGCCGGGGCCGGGTGTCGTCGCCGAAGTGCTGTACGGCGTCGGCGATCAGGTCGCCGATGGCGCGCAACTGCTGATGATGGCGGAAGGCTGA
- a CDS encoding DUF2827 domain-containing protein gives MKSPVLNGLRIGITIGLRTADESMWINGIKQNALFLAKLLMASPHGYRVTLVNTTDVPLTDALPWDRTVYDTRAFADMKDALDVVIELGGQIDGAQTAYLKARGAKLVSYCCGVEYINAMESMLFGRRMWDSLFINRGYDEVWAIPQIAPSSLPFLQSLRRCPGRVVPFVWDPMFVTERAAVLPGHGEYRPRTEPGKRLTVMEPNHDVVKFCVYPMLIIDEAYRRDPDAICFTHVTNADRLAHDSPEFVMLMNYLDIVRAGKASFVGRFETPLFLADMTDVVVSHQWSNPLNYFYFDVCWQGYPLVHNASLAPDLGYYYPDNDVQKGADALLHALHTHDDDWEGYTRRQREILRRYTSANPALVAEYDALFANLIGATLA, from the coding sequence ATGAAGTCTCCTGTCCTGAACGGCCTGCGTATCGGTATCACGATCGGCCTGCGCACCGCCGACGAAAGCATGTGGATCAACGGCATCAAGCAGAACGCACTGTTTCTCGCGAAGCTGCTGATGGCGTCGCCGCACGGCTACCGCGTGACGCTGGTCAACACGACCGACGTGCCGTTGACCGACGCGCTGCCGTGGGATCGCACCGTGTACGACACGCGCGCGTTCGCCGACATGAAGGATGCGCTCGACGTGGTGATCGAGCTGGGCGGCCAGATCGACGGCGCGCAGACGGCCTACCTGAAGGCGCGCGGCGCGAAGCTCGTCAGCTACTGCTGCGGCGTCGAGTACATCAACGCGATGGAGTCGATGCTGTTCGGCCGCCGGATGTGGGATTCGCTGTTCATCAACCGCGGCTACGACGAGGTGTGGGCGATTCCGCAGATCGCGCCGTCGTCGCTGCCGTTCCTGCAGTCGCTGCGCCGCTGTCCGGGGCGCGTGGTGCCGTTCGTGTGGGACCCGATGTTCGTCACCGAGCGTGCGGCCGTGCTGCCCGGGCACGGCGAATACCGGCCGCGCACCGAGCCCGGCAAGCGGCTCACGGTGATGGAGCCGAACCACGACGTCGTGAAGTTCTGCGTGTATCCGATGCTGATCATCGACGAAGCGTATCGGCGCGACCCCGACGCGATCTGCTTCACGCACGTGACGAACGCCGACCGGCTTGCGCACGACAGCCCCGAGTTCGTGATGCTGATGAACTACCTGGACATCGTGCGCGCGGGCAAGGCTAGCTTCGTCGGGCGCTTCGAGACGCCGCTGTTCCTCGCCGACATGACCGACGTCGTCGTGTCGCATCAATGGTCGAACCCGCTCAACTACTTCTATTTCGACGTGTGCTGGCAGGGCTATCCGCTCGTGCACAACGCCAGCCTCGCGCCCGATCTCGGCTACTACTATCCGGACAACGACGTGCAGAAGGGCGCGGATGCGCTGCTGCACGCGCTGCATACGCACGACGACGACTGGGAAGGCTACACGCGGCGTCAGCGCGAGATCCTGCGCCGCTACACGTCGGCGAACCCGGCGCTGGTCGCCGAATACGACGCGCTGTTCGCGAATCTGATCGGCGCGACGCTCGCGTGA
- a CDS encoding EAL domain-containing protein: MNAVEPRLEANRERNRDDIECVFGASDDHPDSASVRSFVESRLGFAREPVCRADLSGGVLYHECLARLRWGAGESLAPGAFLPRLEALGLMRWFDRLVVGRTIDALRADPNAVYGCNIAAASAVLDSAWLAIFRRLEREPSVAARLVVEITETEPLNPVAGRAFVHRFRQAGCRVAIDDFGVGYSALNNLVVGNPDIVKLDRSVLSLIKRNAIGRYQFRRLIAFAHENARHVVVEGVENELDREILVDSGVAWAQGIRFSWRSPAAA, from the coding sequence ATGAATGCGGTCGAACCTCGCCTGGAGGCTAACAGGGAACGGAATCGGGACGATATCGAGTGCGTGTTCGGCGCGTCGGACGATCACCCGGATTCCGCGTCGGTACGCAGTTTCGTCGAAAGCCGGCTCGGGTTCGCGCGCGAGCCCGTATGCCGGGCCGATCTGTCCGGCGGCGTTCTGTATCACGAATGCCTCGCGCGGTTGCGCTGGGGCGCGGGCGAGAGTTTGGCGCCAGGCGCATTTCTGCCGCGCCTCGAGGCGCTCGGCCTGATGCGCTGGTTCGACCGGCTCGTGGTCGGCCGGACGATCGATGCGCTGCGTGCCGATCCGAATGCCGTATACGGCTGCAACATCGCGGCGGCGAGTGCGGTGCTCGACAGCGCGTGGCTAGCGATCTTCCGGCGCCTCGAACGTGAGCCGTCGGTTGCAGCGCGGCTGGTCGTCGAGATCACGGAGACGGAGCCGCTGAACCCCGTTGCCGGGCGCGCGTTCGTGCATCGGTTCCGCCAGGCCGGCTGCCGCGTCGCGATCGACGATTTCGGCGTCGGCTACAGCGCGCTGAACAATCTGGTGGTCGGCAATCCGGACATCGTGAAGCTCGACCGGTCGGTGCTGTCGCTGATCAAGCGCAATGCGATCGGGCGCTACCAGTTTCGCCGGCTCATTGCGTTTGCGCACGAGAATGCGCGACACGTCGTCGTCGAAGGCGTCGAGAACGAACTCGACCGGGAGATTCTGGTGGATTCCGGCGTCGCGTGGGCGCAGGGCATCCGCTTCTCGTGGCGGTCGCCGGCCGCCGCGTGA
- a CDS encoding FkbM family methyltransferase — protein sequence MNQTIRNFVVIESIHGPFLINRHCDLQADALIKTGRPHIQRELDTIMHVIDQLPDGAIAVDGGANAGLVCVPIAHRLRERGGQVYAFEPQRTLYHALGGTIALNELDNLHLLNMGLGSSNGTMKVPDVDYGRASDFGQVSLVGEHAAGGTPTPIVRLDSLGLPRLDFLKLDIEGMEIDALRGARQLIETHLPWCWIEYWKVGMEAIADTFAGLDYTFFQIDGLNMLCVPNARWDRQRLFISGEPLVTAPATQRGAAAAAIADADAPETNWNRALEHEARCEWGHAIDRWLRARGRGLDDDAIAFQLASCYGFAGVPDAGLAALERFGDRAVLPDPLRGRVELARSALLLRAGRRDEAARATIASEKVLSAAQFGLPIERLYDGQPLHGKRLLVVSYGGIGDQLQYARYLHALDALGCAAVTVIVPAALATLMRHTFPQIEFVAAQGPWIDASELAHDYWCSFLVLAAIFGFAPAPEHAPTAYLSCPPERAAAWRERIARDGSAPGTRRIGLNWRGREESDARFLRAASVRDLAPLARLHGHAAYCMNREMSAQSEQTDLPITFAYHAIEDFSDLAALMLAMDAVVTTCTAHIHLAGALGVPAVLLLSPKADARWETGSQTALYRSVRIARAAHPGRWDDAIDRALTYVLGEFRK from the coding sequence ATGAATCAGACCATCCGCAATTTCGTCGTGATCGAATCGATCCACGGCCCGTTCCTGATCAATCGGCACTGCGACCTGCAGGCCGACGCGCTGATCAAGACCGGCCGCCCGCATATCCAGCGCGAGCTCGACACGATCATGCACGTGATCGACCAACTGCCCGACGGCGCGATCGCGGTGGACGGCGGCGCGAACGCCGGGCTGGTGTGCGTGCCGATTGCGCACCGGCTGCGCGAGCGCGGCGGCCAGGTGTACGCCTTCGAGCCGCAGCGCACGCTCTATCATGCGCTGGGCGGCACCATCGCGCTCAATGAGCTCGACAACCTCCATCTGCTCAACATGGGGCTCGGCAGCAGCAACGGCACGATGAAGGTGCCGGACGTCGACTACGGACGCGCGAGCGACTTCGGCCAGGTCTCGCTCGTCGGCGAACACGCGGCGGGCGGCACGCCGACGCCGATCGTCAGACTCGATTCGCTCGGCCTGCCGCGGCTCGATTTTCTGAAGCTCGACATCGAAGGGATGGAGATCGACGCGCTGCGCGGCGCGCGGCAGCTGATCGAAACGCATCTGCCGTGGTGCTGGATCGAGTACTGGAAGGTCGGCATGGAGGCGATCGCCGACACGTTCGCCGGGCTCGACTACACGTTCTTCCAGATCGACGGGCTCAACATGCTGTGCGTGCCGAATGCGCGCTGGGACCGGCAGCGGTTGTTCATCTCGGGCGAGCCGCTCGTCACCGCGCCGGCTACGCAACGCGGCGCTGCCGCCGCTGCGATAGCGGACGCCGACGCGCCCGAAACGAACTGGAACCGCGCGCTCGAGCACGAGGCGCGCTGCGAATGGGGGCACGCGATCGACCGCTGGCTACGCGCGCGCGGCCGCGGCCTCGACGACGATGCGATCGCGTTCCAGCTCGCGTCATGCTACGGCTTCGCCGGCGTGCCCGACGCCGGCCTCGCGGCGCTCGAACGCTTCGGCGACCGGGCCGTACTGCCCGATCCGCTGCGCGGCCGCGTCGAGCTGGCGCGCTCGGCGCTGCTGCTGCGCGCCGGCCGGCGCGACGAAGCCGCACGCGCGACCATCGCCAGCGAGAAAGTGCTGAGCGCCGCGCAGTTCGGGTTGCCGATCGAGCGGCTCTACGACGGCCAGCCGCTGCACGGCAAGCGGCTGCTCGTGGTCAGCTACGGCGGCATTGGCGATCAGCTTCAATACGCGCGCTACCTGCATGCGCTCGACGCGCTCGGCTGCGCGGCGGTGACGGTCATCGTCCCGGCCGCGCTGGCCACGCTGATGCGCCACACGTTCCCGCAGATCGAATTCGTCGCCGCGCAGGGCCCGTGGATCGACGCGTCGGAACTTGCACACGATTACTGGTGCTCGTTCCTCGTGCTGGCCGCAATCTTCGGCTTTGCGCCGGCGCCGGAGCACGCACCGACTGCCTATCTGTCATGCCCGCCGGAGCGCGCGGCCGCGTGGCGCGAGCGCATCGCGCGCGACGGCAGCGCGCCCGGCACGCGCCGCATCGGGCTGAACTGGCGCGGTCGCGAAGAGAGCGACGCACGCTTTCTGCGAGCGGCCAGCGTGCGCGATCTGGCGCCGCTCGCACGCCTGCACGGACACGCGGCGTACTGCATGAACCGCGAAATGTCCGCGCAGTCCGAGCAGACGGATCTGCCGATCACCTTCGCGTATCATGCGATCGAGGATTTCAGCGACCTGGCCGCGCTGATGCTCGCGATGGACGCGGTCGTCACGACCTGCACCGCGCATATCCATCTGGCCGGCGCGTTGGGCGTGCCGGCAGTTCTGCTGCTGAGCCCGAAGGCCGATGCGCGCTGGGAAACCGGTTCGCAGACGGCGCTGTACCGCAGTGTCCGGATAGCGCGCGCCGCCCATCCCGGCCGATGGGATGACGCGATCGATCGCGCGCTCACGTACGTGCTTGGAGAGTTCCGGAAGTGA
- a CDS encoding DUF2827 family protein, translating to MKINVAITMNVQRDSAQSIWYNGANQHCVFLYMLLKRSPLIGNVWLAHDDGITDYPPALMMDAFGDALRPLSAIVHDTDLLIEMNAFIDSSHTDAVRRRGGKCVSYRFGNDYVIAVETINFGKNDWRPNPNRVQFDEIWTNPQHMHTCAAYFRAVYRAPVIELPHIWSPYFIERSLDADPELKARFGYRNHGPAKRIAFFEPNLNVVKSSIVPMLAANACYVEHPDLIEHVYMTNTFDKKENVAFKHLALGLEMVRDGKATADVRAPFVAWAAHHTDIVVSHHWENGLNYLLYDALYGNYPLVHNSAFLRDVGYYYPDFEIFDAAQAIATAAQTHDARLDDYAAAARRCLQQVDTLAEHNVRTYSEQIQRLFGGRTPG from the coding sequence ATGAAGATCAATGTCGCGATTACGATGAACGTGCAGCGCGACTCCGCGCAGTCGATCTGGTACAACGGCGCGAACCAGCATTGCGTGTTCCTCTACATGCTGCTGAAACGCTCGCCGCTGATCGGCAACGTGTGGCTCGCGCACGACGACGGCATCACCGACTATCCGCCGGCGCTGATGATGGACGCGTTCGGCGACGCACTGCGGCCGCTGTCGGCGATCGTCCACGACACCGACCTGCTGATCGAGATGAACGCGTTCATCGACTCGTCGCACACGGACGCCGTGCGCCGACGCGGCGGCAAGTGCGTGTCGTACCGCTTCGGCAACGACTACGTGATCGCGGTCGAGACGATCAACTTCGGCAAGAACGACTGGCGGCCGAACCCGAACCGCGTGCAGTTCGACGAGATCTGGACCAATCCGCAGCACATGCATACGTGCGCGGCATATTTCCGCGCGGTCTATCGTGCGCCGGTGATCGAGCTGCCGCACATCTGGTCGCCGTACTTCATCGAACGCAGCCTCGACGCCGACCCCGAGCTCAAGGCGCGGTTTGGTTATCGCAATCACGGGCCGGCCAAGCGCATCGCGTTCTTCGAGCCGAACCTGAACGTCGTGAAAAGCTCGATCGTGCCGATGCTCGCCGCGAACGCGTGCTACGTCGAGCATCCCGACCTGATCGAACACGTGTACATGACCAACACGTTCGACAAGAAGGAAAACGTCGCCTTCAAGCACCTCGCGCTCGGGCTCGAGATGGTGCGCGACGGCAAGGCGACGGCGGACGTGCGCGCGCCGTTCGTCGCGTGGGCCGCGCATCATACCGACATCGTCGTGTCGCACCACTGGGAAAACGGCCTGAACTACCTGCTGTACGACGCGCTGTACGGCAACTACCCGCTCGTGCACAACTCGGCGTTCCTGCGCGACGTCGGCTATTACTATCCGGACTTCGAAATCTTCGACGCCGCGCAAGCGATCGCAACCGCCGCGCAGACGCACGACGCGCGGCTCGACGACTACGCGGCGGCGGCACGCCGCTGCCTGCAACAGGTCGATACGCTCGCCGAGCACAACGTGCGTACGTATTCGGAGCAGATCCAGCGCCTGTTCGGCGGCCGTACGCCGGGCTGA
- a CDS encoding DUF4019 domain-containing protein, giving the protein MNAHSSLSRAKWLIGCAAASLAIGAHAQAGGESADALLRDADTVFKQLDAGQYGAVWADSAAFVKARIKQDQFAADMQRARQSVGTVRHRGWAQITRIRYTNAGTTPDGLYANVDYATTLTTGTTVYEKLSFRLEDDGLWHLTGYVPRQSQNYAP; this is encoded by the coding sequence ATGAACGCACACTCGTCCCTCTCCCGCGCGAAATGGCTGATCGGCTGCGCCGCCGCGTCCCTCGCGATCGGCGCGCACGCGCAGGCCGGCGGCGAATCGGCGGACGCGCTGCTGCGCGACGCCGACACCGTCTTCAAGCAGCTCGACGCGGGCCAGTACGGCGCGGTATGGGCCGATTCGGCCGCGTTCGTGAAGGCGCGCATCAAGCAGGACCAGTTCGCGGCCGACATGCAGCGCGCGCGCCAGTCGGTCGGCACGGTGCGTCATCGCGGCTGGGCGCAGATCACGCGGATCCGCTATACGAACGCGGGCACGACGCCGGACGGGCTGTACGCGAACGTCGACTATGCAACGACGCTCACCACCGGCACGACCGTGTACGAAAAGCTCAGCTTCCGCCTCGAGGACGACGGCCTCTGGCATCTGACCGGCTACGTGCCGCGTCAATCGCAAAACTACGCGCCCTAA